One genomic segment of Candidatus Berkiella aquae includes these proteins:
- a CDS encoding macro domain-containing protein has protein sequence MQGGSGNSSSLGNFASGSALDIQADVYVNAASAQRLDVKSWGGFAAAVRNSVSAESQNTLTNDWNDHGKKVDAGQVRTVSDENGDPAKLNFKGGKSAYLIHASAPIAGNDTNDPALATKLKSAYRGILDQANELQKQNPDKPLRIASPPLGTGLYGNDPEVSAKAAFDAIQEFKKDNPDSKISLTFGNYGGPNDNEFQAAFEAEQKKANLTTNASTKPQATTTQSKPQETENDAQLNKLLQQTLSTEQTNKMRDQKTSDKFQKDLTDLAQKDAQAYQKFLDMLEEERKKEEEERKKGKKPNERKMAHILSATHDALAAENRALQKEQSAVQAEETKLYDQMRDIDRAIRDKEHEIGGLEHKENQLKHAQPPGELSAQDKAQKAQLEKELGPLREQLAGIEGKLAENKALQDNINERFKQNSKNLDAANSNIKALNSGKMNFTPIETSTKPLSDKPKAEDAKDKTNDEKPKERSDVDRAADRHNLSDAQKEQLQSFANAGRRILEENGLKDHAEKAKALQEKADTAKPTDSLGKMWKDNMKDSLKHANDTFSNQEVAKDENEAFAQLLKLLLEMLALLFSPASNLAKAATDKAVGEIKQSFYDHQAKVQGEKYNDPKTQERLLDGMENQRDALQKDIDKLGKEIADRQAKNEKNGKSNDEDGKLQRMMREQDFNNAKMDVLNGAINKTNAHLKDCQEKSLGQRIQGLNNDIGNLEEKRNGLNAKLIQPEEGQELSAKDQKKNDKIMEKIGKIDDKITAKQEKLNDATENLDKVQKFGEPVRKEERDLEKEKKANNKEIDDTKKSALGEGFGPLNEKDSKNVDKLEARNSEIDSKLQGINQAKEIRHLNGEIQDIKDKALGQDAQGPLNKPESDQIAEKEARIKELQGDKPSANDEVRLEQAPTETTGSEAEEESEDEAVLEQTNDAVLDQANDAGEDASERADNSDSIDTPTEINDQEAILQARESSEDTARTDNDTETVLTQSNDQKPEDTEVEELEEEEVDDADKSDAKDEKAKEQTSVDKAADKHGLTDQQKEQLQSFADAGRRILEENGLKTHEDKAKGLQEKADTAKPTDSLGKMWKDNMKGSLKHANDAFSEQEVAEDENEAFAQLLKLLAELLALLFSPASNLAKAATDKAVGELKQSFYDHQAKMQGEKHNDPDVQERLLDGMENQRDALQKDIDKLGKEIADRQAKNEKNGKSNDEDGKLQRMIRDQNFNNAKMDVINDSIDKTKEHLKNCQEKSLNKQKEGLENKLGELQEKRQGLEEKLDGLDKNDPANAKEREKLTGKLDKIKDKMAKKGEQLENCEKDLQTIKDSGKAIRADENRLKAKKEGLEEKQGELEDKKAALENKKDQLEKTKEALKNNTDETSKRILQGLDKEIKGLEKEIKGVDKDLKDVGKEMNKTDAKLQQFKPKAESSGPENQVTLGQAPNQPKPEDQQLQQQQQQQQAQQQQQQQGQQQQQQQQQQQQQQQQQQQQQQQQQQQQQQQQQQQQQQQQQQQQQQQQEQQRQQEEQQRQQQEQQKKAEEEAQKKREEEQKKQEEEAQKKREEEQKKQEEEAQKKREEEQKKQEEEAQKKREEEQKKQEEEAQKKREEEQKKQEEEAQKKREEEQKKQEEEAQKKREEEQKKQEEEARLKQEEEQKKQEEEARLKQEEEQKKQEEEARLKQEEEQKKQEEEARLKQEEEQKKQEEEARLKQEEEQKKQEEEGRLKQEEEQKKQEEEARLKQEEEQKKQEEEARLKQEEEQKKQEEEARLKQEEEQKKQEEEARLKQEEEQKKREEEGRLKQEEEQKKQEEEARLKQEEEQKKQEEEARLKQEDEAREQEEEEARLKQEEETREQEEEEARQKQEEEAELKQEEETREQEQEQEQEHEQAASATASPGEENEEEANKDEKAENEDENEQVLAQETDGPSAGEGDEQEQTESEDQEKGEDQELKQEGETPSPTSALGGSEEEEGQEQEITQGMEGMSPQGGSGSPMESMQGGPGGGTPSVDSIGGGQEQGMTQGMPGGGGTPSMDSIGGGQEQGMTQGMPGGGGTPSMDSIGGGQEQGMTQGMPGGGGTPSMDSIGGGQEQGMTQGMPGGGGTPSMDSIGGGQEQGMTQGMPGGGGTPSMDSIGGGQEQGMTQGMPGGGGTSSPQGSGGTEEGAEEGDDVEAGPLPQAQSAMMDMLKEGFEAIMSSVKQDKEGQEQEQEEGNKKEGPKANGKGAKGGEDKGLTQGMDGGMQGQVKAFGEHMGQITNLVDSIAEGIDGGGKGGPGQDGNGADEAIKAIEKLTKDIMKVIKGAMGGGGDAEKGPSQGMGGGMPGGGGAGESEGAENEATEGIGEMAQEGGTEEMNPSPVDPKDAEDLASGDKKRQAKAAVKVGTTAACEAATGGAGGPACKMLGKMAGKMAGEVMDKLDDMQKKMDPGEMLNKLGGAIEKIAEGIPGQSKPDVGEQAAAQTSEAVAPAMEMAKEQGGKLKDAAKVESPAQAPPQDAGMGAGMKMGK, from the coding sequence ATGCAAGGGGGTTCCGGCAATTCTAGTTCTTTGGGAAATTTTGCTTCTGGAAGTGCTTTAGATATCCAAGCAGATGTTTATGTTAATGCAGCAAGTGCGCAAAGACTTGATGTGAAAAGTTGGGGAGGGTTTGCGGCTGCCGTTAGGAACTCAGTCAGCGCAGAATCACAAAATACCTTAACTAATGATTGGAATGACCACGGGAAAAAAGTGGACGCCGGCCAAGTCAGGACTGTTTCTGATGAAAATGGCGATCCTGCTAAGTTAAATTTTAAAGGTGGCAAAAGCGCTTATTTAATCCATGCCAGTGCGCCCATCGCAGGAAATGATACCAATGATCCTGCTCTTGCTACCAAGTTAAAGAGTGCCTATCGAGGCATATTAGATCAAGCGAATGAGCTACAGAAACAAAATCCTGATAAACCTTTAAGAATTGCCTCTCCTCCCTTAGGGACTGGTCTTTATGGGAATGATCCTGAAGTTTCAGCAAAGGCTGCATTTGATGCCATACAAGAGTTCAAGAAAGATAATCCTGATTCAAAAATCAGTTTAACCTTTGGGAATTACGGAGGCCCTAACGATAATGAATTTCAGGCTGCCTTTGAAGCAGAGCAAAAGAAAGCCAATTTAACCACCAATGCTTCAACAAAGCCTCAAGCAACTACAACACAGTCTAAACCACAAGAAACAGAAAATGATGCGCAACTGAATAAACTATTGCAACAAACATTATCGACCGAACAAACTAATAAAATGCGAGATCAAAAAACTTCGGATAAATTCCAAAAAGATTTAACCGATTTGGCACAAAAGGATGCACAGGCTTACCAAAAATTCCTTGATATGCTAGAGGAAGAAAGAAAGAAGGAAGAAGAAGAAAGAAAAAAAGGAAAAAAGCCCAATGAACGCAAAATGGCTCATATTCTTTCTGCAACACATGATGCCTTAGCAGCAGAGAATCGTGCATTACAAAAAGAACAATCAGCAGTTCAAGCAGAAGAAACAAAGCTGTATGATCAAATGCGTGACATTGATCGTGCCATTCGAGACAAAGAGCACGAAATAGGGGGCTTAGAACATAAAGAAAACCAGCTAAAACATGCGCAGCCTCCGGGTGAACTAAGTGCGCAAGATAAAGCGCAAAAAGCGCAACTTGAAAAAGAGTTAGGCCCTTTAAGAGAACAATTGGCAGGAATCGAAGGCAAGCTCGCAGAAAACAAAGCCTTGCAAGACAATATTAATGAGCGCTTTAAACAGAATAGCAAAAACCTTGATGCAGCCAATTCTAATATTAAAGCATTAAATAGTGGGAAAATGAATTTCACTCCTATTGAAACTTCAACTAAACCTCTGTCAGATAAACCTAAAGCAGAAGATGCAAAAGATAAAACCAACGATGAAAAACCCAAAGAACGTAGCGATGTCGATAGAGCAGCAGATAGACACAATTTAAGCGACGCACAAAAGGAACAATTACAATCTTTTGCCAATGCCGGTCGTCGTATCTTAGAAGAAAATGGTTTGAAAGATCATGCTGAGAAAGCAAAAGCGCTGCAAGAAAAAGCTGACACAGCTAAGCCCACGGATTCCCTGGGCAAGATGTGGAAAGATAACATGAAGGATAGTCTCAAGCATGCCAATGATACCTTTTCAAATCAAGAAGTTGCCAAAGATGAAAATGAAGCTTTTGCGCAACTACTTAAACTGTTATTAGAAATGTTGGCCTTGCTATTTAGCCCCGCTAGTAACCTTGCAAAAGCGGCGACTGATAAAGCGGTTGGGGAGATTAAACAATCATTTTATGATCATCAAGCGAAAGTACAAGGTGAAAAATATAACGATCCTAAAACGCAGGAACGCTTATTAGATGGGATGGAAAACCAACGTGATGCATTGCAAAAAGACATCGATAAATTAGGCAAAGAGATTGCCGATCGTCAAGCGAAGAATGAAAAAAATGGAAAAAGCAATGACGAAGATGGCAAACTGCAACGCATGATGCGAGAACAAGATTTTAATAATGCGAAAATGGATGTTCTCAATGGTGCCATTAATAAGACCAATGCGCATTTGAAAGATTGCCAAGAAAAATCATTAGGACAGAGAATACAAGGCTTAAACAATGATATTGGCAATTTAGAAGAAAAACGCAACGGATTAAATGCAAAATTGATTCAACCCGAAGAAGGTCAAGAATTAAGCGCTAAAGATCAAAAGAAAAATGACAAAATTATGGAAAAAATCGGTAAAATTGATGACAAAATTACCGCAAAGCAAGAAAAGTTGAACGACGCGACTGAAAACTTAGATAAAGTACAAAAGTTTGGTGAACCCGTTAGAAAAGAAGAAAGGGATTTAGAAAAAGAAAAGAAAGCAAATAACAAAGAAATAGATGATACCAAGAAAAGCGCTTTAGGAGAAGGCTTCGGTCCTCTCAATGAAAAAGACAGTAAAAATGTCGATAAATTAGAAGCAAGAAATAGTGAGATAGATTCTAAGCTTCAAGGGATTAACCAAGCAAAAGAAATCAGACATTTGAATGGTGAAATTCAAGATATTAAGGATAAAGCGTTAGGACAAGATGCACAGGGGCCTTTAAATAAACCCGAAAGTGATCAAATTGCTGAGAAAGAAGCCAGAATTAAAGAGTTGCAGGGCGATAAACCATCGGCAAATGATGAAGTGAGACTTGAACAAGCCCCCACTGAAACGACAGGAAGTGAAGCAGAAGAGGAATCTGAAGATGAAGCCGTATTGGAGCAAACCAATGATGCTGTATTAGATCAAGCCAATGATGCTGGAGAAGATGCCAGTGAACGAGCCGATAATAGCGACTCGATTGACACGCCGACAGAAATTAATGATCAAGAAGCGATTTTACAAGCAAGAGAATCTTCTGAAGATACCGCTAGAACTGATAATGACACTGAAACGGTATTGACACAATCAAATGATCAAAAACCGGAAGATACAGAAGTTGAAGAACTTGAAGAAGAAGAAGTAGACGATGCTGACAAGTCTGATGCTAAAGATGAAAAAGCCAAAGAACAAACATCCGTTGATAAAGCGGCTGATAAACATGGTTTGACCGATCAACAAAAAGAACAATTACAATCATTTGCCGATGCAGGGCGCCGTATCTTAGAAGAAAATGGGCTAAAGACCCATGAAGACAAAGCAAAAGGATTGCAAGAAAAAGCTGACACAGCTAAGCCCACGGATTCCCTGGGCAAGATGTGGAAAGATAACATGAAGGGTAGTCTCAAGCATGCCAATGATGCCTTTTCAGAACAAGAAGTGGCAGAAGATGAAAACGAAGCCTTTGCTCAATTATTAAAACTATTAGCAGAGCTGTTAGCTTTATTATTTAGTCCCGCTAGTAACCTTGCAAAAGCGGCGACTGATAAAGCCGTTGGGGAGCTTAAACAATCATTTTATGACCATCAAGCGAAAATGCAAGGAGAAAAGCATAATGATCCGGATGTGCAAGAAAGACTTTTAGATGGCATGGAAAATCAACGCGATGCCTTGCAAAAAGATATCGATAAATTAGGAAAAGAGATTGCCGATCGTCAAGCGAAGAATGAGAAAAATGGAAAAAGCAATGATGAAGATGGCAAATTACAACGAATGATTCGAGATCAGAATTTCAATAATGCCAAAATGGATGTTATCAACGATTCTATTGATAAAACCAAAGAACATTTAAAAAATTGCCAAGAAAAATCCCTAAATAAACAAAAAGAAGGTTTAGAAAATAAACTGGGTGAGTTGCAAGAAAAAAGACAAGGATTAGAAGAAAAATTAGATGGGTTAGATAAAAACGATCCAGCCAATGCTAAAGAGCGTGAAAAGCTCACAGGAAAACTCGATAAGATTAAAGACAAAATGGCTAAAAAAGGCGAGCAGCTTGAAAACTGTGAAAAAGATTTACAGACGATTAAAGATTCAGGCAAAGCCATTCGTGCTGATGAAAATCGACTAAAAGCGAAGAAAGAAGGTTTAGAAGAGAAACAAGGCGAGTTAGAAGATAAAAAAGCTGCGTTAGAGAATAAAAAAGATCAATTGGAAAAAACCAAGGAAGCGCTAAAAAACAATACCGATGAAACGAGTAAACGGATACTACAAGGTCTGGATAAGGAAATTAAAGGTCTCGAAAAGGAAATCAAAGGAGTTGATAAGGACCTAAAAGACGTCGGTAAGGAAATGAATAAAACCGATGCAAAATTACAACAATTTAAACCCAAAGCCGAGTCTTCGGGCCCTGAAAATCAAGTGACTTTAGGGCAAGCACCGAACCAACCTAAGCCCGAAGATCAACAACTGCAGCAGCAACAGCAGCAACAACAAGCGCAACAGCAGCAACAGCAGCAGGGACAACAGCAGCAACAACAGCAACAACAGCAGCAACAGCAGCAACAGCAGCAACAGCAGCAACAGCAACAACAGCAGCAACAGCAGCAACAACAGCAACAACAGCAGCAGCAGCAACAGCAACAGCAACAGCAACAGCAACAGCAAGAACAGCAACGTCAGCAAGAAGAGCAACAACGTCAACAGCAAGAACAACAAAAGAAAGCCGAAGAAGAAGCGCAAAAGAAACGTGAAGAAGAGCAAAAGAAACAGGAAGAAGAAGCGCAAAAGAAACGTGAAGAAGAGCAAAAGAAACAGGAAGAAGAAGCGCAAAAGAAACGTGAAGAAGAGCAAAAGAAACAGGAAGAAGAAGCGCAAAAGAAACGTGAAGAAGAGCAAAAGAAACAGGAAGAAGAAGCGCAAAAGAAACGTGAAGAAGAGCAAAAGAAACAGGAAGAAGAAGCGCAAAAGAAACGTGAAGAAGAGCAAAAGAAACAGGAAGAAGAAGCGCAAAAGAAACGTGAAGAAGAGCAAAAGAAACAGGAAGAAGAAGCACGCCTGAAACAAGAAGAAGAGCAAAAGAAACAGGAAGAAGAAGCGCGCCTGAAACAAGAAGAAGAGCAAAAGAAACAGGAAGAAGAAGCACGCCTGAAACAAGAAGAAGAGCAAAAGAAACAGGAAGAAGAAGCGCGCCTGAAACAAGAAGAAGAGCAAAAGAAACAGGAAGAAGAAGCGCGCCTGAAACAAGAAGAAGAGCAAAAGAAACAGGAAGAAGAAGGGCGTCTGAAACAAGAAGAAGAGCAAAAGAAACAGGAAGAAGAAGCACGCCTGAAACAAGAAGAAGAGCAAAAGAAACAGGAAGAAGAAGCACGCCTGAAACAAGAAGAAGAGCAAAAGAAACAGGAAGAAGAAGCGCGCCTGAAACAAGAAGAAGAGCAAAAGAAACAGGAAGAAGAAGCACGCCTGAAACAAGAAGAAGAGCAAAAGAAACGGGAAGAAGAAGGGCGTCTGAAACAAGAAGAAGAACAAAAGAAACAGGAAGAAGAAGCGCGCCTGAAACAAGAAGAAGAGCAAAAGAAACAGGAAGAAGAAGCGCGCCTAAAACAGGAAGATGAAGCAAGAGAACAAGAGGAAGAAGAAGCGCGCCTGAAACAAGAAGAAGAAACAAGAGAGCAAGAGGAAGAAGAAGCAAGACAGAAACAGGAAGAAGAGGCAGAACTGAAACAGGAAGAAGAAACAAGAGAGCAAGAGCAAGAGCAAGAGCAAGAGCATGAACAAGCAGCCAGTGCTACTGCTTCTCCTGGTGAGGAGAATGAAGAAGAAGCTAACAAAGATGAAAAAGCAGAAAATGAGGATGAGAATGAGCAAGTCTTAGCACAAGAAACAGATGGCCCAAGTGCTGGTGAAGGTGATGAACAAGAACAAACTGAAAGTGAAGATCAAGAAAAAGGTGAAGACCAAGAATTAAAACAAGAAGGGGAAACACCTAGCCCAACTTCTGCTTTAGGTGGTTCAGAGGAAGAAGAAGGTCAGGAGCAAGAAATAACACAAGGTATGGAGGGCATGAGTCCACAAGGTGGCAGCGGTTCCCCAATGGAATCTATGCAAGGCGGCCCAGGTGGTGGTACTCCTTCCGTGGATAGTATTGGTGGTGGCCAAGAACAAGGGATGACACAAGGCATGCCAGGTGGTGGTGGCACTCCTTCCATGGATAGTATTGGTGGTGGCCAAGAACAAGGGATGACACAAGGCATGCCAGGTGGTGGTGGCACTCCTTCCATGGATAGTATTGGTGGTGGCCAAGAACAAGGGATGACACAAGGCATGCCAGGTGGTGGTGGTACTCCTTCCATGGATAGTATTGGTGGTGGCCAAGAACAAGGGATGACACAAGGCATGCCAGGTGGTGGTGGCACTCCTTCCATGGATAGTATTGGTGGTGGCCAAGAACAAGGGATGACACAAGGCATGCCAGGTGGTGGTGGTACTCCTTCCATGGATAGTATTGGTGGTGGCCAAGAACAAGGGATGACACAAGGCATGCCAGGTGGTGGTGGCACCTCTTCACCTCAAGGTAGTGGTGGAACAGAAGAGGGAGCAGAAGAAGGGGATGATGTAGAAGCAGGCCCTCTCCCTCAAGCGCAATCTGCCATGATGGATATGTTAAAAGAGGGTTTTGAAGCAATAATGTCCTCGGTTAAGCAAGATAAAGAAGGACAAGAACAAGAACAAGAGGAAGGCAATAAAAAAGAAGGTCCAAAAGCCAATGGTAAAGGAGCGAAAGGAGGAGAGGATAAAGGTCTCACCCAAGGCATGGATGGTGGCATGCAAGGACAAGTCAAAGCTTTTGGGGAACATATGGGCCAAATTACTAATTTAGTGGATTCTATCGCGGAAGGGATAGATGGCGGTGGAAAGGGTGGCCCAGGACAAGATGGCAATGGCGCCGATGAAGCCATTAAGGCCATTGAAAAATTGACCAAAGATATAATGAAAGTCATCAAAGGCGCAATGGGCGGTGGCGGTGATGCCGAAAAAGGGCCCAGTCAAGGTATGGGTGGTGGCATGCCTGGTGGTGGTGGCGCTGGCGAAAGTGAAGGCGCAGAAAATGAAGCAACCGAAGGCATCGGTGAAATGGCACAAGAAGGTGGGACGGAAGAGATGAATCCTTCACCTGTTGATCCGAAAGATGCCGAAGATTTGGCGAGTGGCGATAAGAAAAGACAAGCCAAAGCCGCCGTTAAGGTAGGTACAACCGCAGCTTGCGAAGCGGCAACCGGTGGAGCAGGCGGACCTGCTTGTAAAATGCTTGGCAAAATGGCAGGCAAAATGGCAGGGGAAGTGATGGATAAATTAGATGATATGCAAAAGAAGATGGATCCAGGTGAAATGCTGAATAAGCTTGGCGGCGCCATTGAAAAAATTGCAGAAGGGATCCCAGGTCAAAGTAAACCCGATGTCGGTGAACAAGCTGCAGCCCAAACCTCAGAAGCTGTGGCACCTGCAATGGAAATGGCAAAAGAACAAGGCGGTAAATTAAAAGATGCTGCTAAAGTGGAATCGCCTGCTCAGGCGCCTCCTCAAGATGCAGGCATGGGCGCGGGTATGAAGATGGGCAAATAG
- a CDS encoding DotA/TraY family protein gives MTKRNIASTLGLLIMLFALPSIAWALDFSWSSPDEDKSLFYLGQIFGPVGNALAGTGNALIASLFRIFNIAVLSLGSIVVSYTIVLSTINTAQEGEVMGRKWSSVWIPLRAAAGMAFLLPTASGYSLIQVMMMQIVVYGIAAGNQVWSVAVGAISTGTGVMGSAQVTGDRKGPIRQLLSSMVCSETINNNDDCKTSFSNVPSNYYTKVSGDTAYLYVGIQDDPDFATLCGGMQSSANDSQYAELDNWLDINKGAMRSAAGTLQYVATQIVANTGITADAVGAALDGASNNVYLSLLSMPLKVQSGDKYGAAALENGWLFAGSYYFELIKKGSSSPSFSFPTRIGDTFASSQKIAVACKQAIADNMAKVSALTPSGSGGGSTSSTTGNSEMLIMQSSNVGGDGGPLYDAIYNAVKSATVDVLNTLTQSEDDPVSSMRNFGSSIMITCENLWFLIITLAFVMLILGCIMSGINPLCWALGAIVTILTPILTLIIGLLWGAGAAIGIYLPMVPYLVFTFTALGWMLLVIETMAAAPIVALGLVSPAQENLGKASASVMLITNVFLRPSLMVIGFVVAVKLVQAAVAMVNFGFFATVDASTGTIGIFGCIALICLYGGLVIGIIHECFSLVYVLPDKITRWIGGQAEQSNVKQQLKDVKESTDKGAEVGAGLMKSSAGWAQGVGKESMKGKGIMEGISSPGSIMPGADKGGSGGIGPDKGLGGMMGMGGKGK, from the coding sequence ATGACAAAGCGCAATATTGCATCGACACTCGGGTTACTGATAATGCTATTTGCATTACCCAGTATTGCATGGGCACTGGATTTTTCCTGGTCAAGCCCTGACGAGGATAAATCCCTCTTTTATTTAGGCCAAATTTTTGGGCCGGTCGGTAATGCCTTAGCTGGGACGGGTAATGCTTTAATTGCGAGTTTATTCCGTATTTTTAATATTGCTGTTTTGAGCTTAGGTAGTATTGTTGTCAGTTACACCATTGTTTTATCGACCATCAATACTGCGCAAGAAGGCGAAGTTATGGGGCGCAAATGGTCATCGGTTTGGATCCCCTTAAGAGCTGCCGCCGGTATGGCTTTTTTACTCCCAACGGCTAGCGGATATTCATTGATTCAAGTCATGATGATGCAGATTGTCGTTTATGGTATTGCCGCAGGTAACCAAGTTTGGTCTGTTGCCGTCGGTGCCATATCAACGGGCACAGGCGTAATGGGAAGCGCACAGGTTACAGGCGATCGTAAAGGGCCTATTCGCCAATTATTAAGTTCGATGGTATGTTCTGAAACAATCAATAACAATGATGACTGTAAAACGAGTTTTAGTAATGTTCCTTCTAATTATTATACCAAAGTCTCAGGTGATACTGCTTATTTATATGTGGGTATCCAAGATGACCCTGATTTTGCGACACTGTGTGGAGGCATGCAATCTTCAGCAAACGATAGCCAATATGCAGAACTCGATAATTGGTTAGACATTAATAAAGGTGCCATGAGATCTGCTGCAGGAACATTGCAATATGTGGCAACCCAAATTGTTGCCAACACAGGTATTACAGCAGATGCCGTGGGAGCCGCCCTTGATGGTGCTTCTAATAATGTTTATTTATCACTACTCTCAATGCCACTTAAAGTGCAAAGTGGAGATAAATATGGTGCAGCTGCTTTGGAAAATGGCTGGTTATTTGCAGGCAGTTATTATTTCGAATTGATTAAGAAAGGCAGTAGCAGCCCCAGTTTTTCATTCCCAACGAGAATAGGAGATACGTTTGCTTCATCACAAAAGATTGCTGTCGCGTGTAAGCAGGCTATCGCTGATAACATGGCCAAAGTGAGTGCCTTAACCCCATCCGGTTCAGGCGGTGGTTCTACGTCTTCAACCACCGGTAATAGTGAAATGCTCATCATGCAATCGTCGAATGTCGGTGGCGATGGTGGTCCATTATATGACGCGATTTACAATGCCGTTAAATCCGCCACTGTCGATGTGCTGAATACGCTTACCCAAAGTGAAGATGATCCCGTATCTTCCATGAGAAATTTTGGTTCGAGTATCATGATCACCTGTGAAAACCTGTGGTTCCTTATTATTACCCTCGCGTTTGTGATGCTCATTTTAGGCTGCATCATGTCGGGTATTAACCCATTATGTTGGGCATTAGGCGCGATTGTAACGATATTAACCCCTATCTTAACCTTGATTATTGGACTCTTATGGGGGGCAGGTGCTGCCATTGGTATTTACTTACCGATGGTGCCGTATCTTGTCTTTACCTTTACCGCTTTAGGCTGGATGCTCTTAGTGATTGAAACAATGGCAGCAGCACCGATTGTTGCACTGGGTTTAGTGAGCCCTGCTCAGGAAAATCTAGGTAAAGCATCGGCTTCGGTCATGCTTATCACTAATGTCTTCTTACGCCCAAGCTTAATGGTGATTGGATTTGTAGTTGCGGTTAAACTCGTACAAGCAGCAGTTGCAATGGTAAATTTTGGTTTTTTTGCAACGGTTGATGCTTCAACAGGAACGATTGGTATCTTTGGCTGTATCGCGCTTATCTGCTTATATGGTGGCCTTGTTATTGGCATCATCCACGAGTGCTTTAGCTTAGTCTACGTCTTACCCGATAAAATTACCCGTTGGATTGGTGGTCAAGCTGAACAATCGAATGTGAAACAACAATTGAAAGATGTTAAAGAATCTACCGATAAAGGTGCTGAAGTGGGCGCTGGCCTCATGAAGAGCTCTGCAGGTTGGGCACAAGGCGTTGGTAAGGAATCCATGAAGGGTAAAGGCATTATGGAAGGCATCTCAAGTCCCGGTTCTATCATGCCCGGCGCGGACAAAGGCGGTAGCGGTGGCATAGGCCCTGATAAAGGCTTAGGCGGTATGATGGGCATGGGCGGCAAAGGCAAATAA